GGTGGATTCGACGATACTGTGTAATGTGTGATGACAgatttttaacagaaaaaaatgttgtcataaAGCTTTGATTATTCTTTTAGTGTTCAATAGACTATTGCGGCCAATACTGTTTTCAAAGAGCAGGTCTGCTTTAAGGCAATATTGCattcatgaatgaatgaatgactttatttttaacataaaaataacaaaaaagatacAAAATCATAACAAACAGAACAAGAGTAACAGTGTCCAATATTGCATTTACACAGCCTTGTTTGTCAGGTATAGCCAAAAGCACACATTTCCATCACCTTTTCTCCATTAGTGGTTTCCTAATTGGATTTCCTTTTTTCACATCATCATTGAAAATATTAAGAAATGTTtagactttaaaaacaaataaatgataacCGTAGATCAAGCGTACTTGGTGGTGGACTAGACCCCTCTACAGTATACATGGACATAGACTCTGATGTTTTACATCTGAGCTCTTACTTTACATTGAAATGACACAATACTGTAAATGTGATGATGAACTACACCACATTTTTTATTACTGGTTTTAcagtactttttaaatatttaacagaGATGGGGAATACCGATGTGAGTTGTATAAACATCTTATTACATctcaaaaaagaataaaaacaacagaaccTATAAAAATAAGGTTAAATGCAGGGAATCCGTAAGATCATAAATGACAACATCCAGTGTTTCAATGTCCACAGACAGGTGATGCTGACCGTCTTCTGGCTCACTTATGTAAACGTTCCATGTGGTTGTTGAGGCGTCCTTTAGTGAAGAAGCCTTTTCCACAGACCTTACACAAATTAGGCTTAGGCTGATCTCTATGACAATTCGGCATATGCTTAATTAACCTTGCTTGCGAGTCAAATTTCTTATTACACTTCGTACACTCGGCCACCAGTACAGCAGGATTACATCTCTTCTTGTGCATGCTTAGCTGTCCACGAGAACGAAACCCTGACGAACACCTGTCACATTTGAGGGGCCTCTCTCCCGTGTGGGTGCGAAAGTGTTCAATCAACAGGTATTGGTTTCTTGAGAGCTTCTTGCACAACATGCAGATGAAACCATCAGGGCAGCGCGTGCCCATGGTTTCCCATTTTGAGCCCGGCCTTGTGTCTGGATCGCCATCTGTCTGAACGTTGTTATGGGCGAATGATTGCTCGACTTGTGTTTTCCTTGGAGACGTCAAATCCTCACCGCAATCTTCAGTCTCCTCTAAAGGCATGGTCCATGCAAGGTTTTCATTGGTCTCAATGGAATTCGTTTGGTCTTTGTGCATTCTCAGTACGTGATATTTGAGTGACTGATTGATGCGGAATTTCTTTGGGCACATGCGGCACGGAAATGGCTTCTCACCAGTATGAACACGCACATGCTCTTTCAGCCTAAAACTGCTATGAAACTTCTTGTTGCAGTCTGCACAGGAGTGCTTTTTTGTGTACACAGCTTTCTGGATAGATGATTCTCCTTGGTTGGTAGAGGAAGGTGTGCTCTCCTCCTCGACGGCCTCCTGTGTTTTGCTCGGTGCAATCGGGTTTTCTTCAACACAGGTCTCGGGTTTTGGAGGGTTAGCGAGCTGAGCTTTTTTTGCCAACAATCTCTTGAGTCTTTTGCAAGATAATTTATGACACCTAAGAGCACTTGGAGAAGGGAACTCTCTTTTGCAACCTTTGCACTTCTTGTGCATTCGTGCGTGCACATTTCGGCCAAACACTGTATTAAATTCCTTCTTACAAAACTTGCAGGAGTACAGTTTTTGACCGTCGTttttctccgtctctgtctcctTTTCTCTGGACTCAGCTGCTGCGAGTTTTCGTTCCTCTCTTTTGCTCAGCGTTGTATTTTCTTGCTCTTTTCCTGATAAATTTCTCCCTCTACTTCTAAGAACTGTACCGTCTGTTTGGTCAGTACACTCCTGCTTGATGTCTTGGAGCAATTTCTTCATGTTGTTTCTCATCGCTGGACGTCGACTTCCTTCATCCTTGTCTTTGTGCTTCTCGCTTAATGAGGAACCTGtggaagaaaaacagcaacaaatgaAACTGTGACCCAGTGACAAAGCAGAGGTGATGTGAATATAACAAACCAAACCGTCTATTATGTAACAAACTGATTTAAATAAGATACCTATACTACTGACAGTTCTGTTATTATTTAGGCCATATTTCTGTCCCCACACCAATACAGTGGAAGGATATAGAATTTGTAATGCTCACAGCATTGAAAGATGACATTTAATACAGTTTACTGCAACACATCTTTTGAGAATCAGTGCGAGCGCTGACAAACGTTAAATGACTTGTGTTCATGATGGCTACCCCGTGTATCCTGCATTCCTTCTGAGCATTGGTTGTATGCATCTTCACAAACGAGCACTGTGCTTCTGCAAATGTTATTAAGCACGTGAATGGTGCTGGTGTTAACCCAGGAGGTGATGTCAAATGACAACAACAATGGTGGGATGCTGAAGTGAAGTGAAActaacagtgtttttttgccACACCCATTTTACCTTCCATAATCTTAACATTAATAATATAGCAACCTAGGTAAAAAGCAAGTACTGTaatctggataatccacagacaaGTAGAGTTGTGCAGGTgtaaacattttcaaacaaGTTTGATATTAAGCCACAACAGACCAGACCGGTATACCGAATTTTACCACTAGGTGTCGCACTTGACTCAGCAACCGCTCCAAAACTcggaggagcggcttgtcactaaaatgggaatagctggtccaccttaacagacCACCTCCAGTTAGCCTTTCACGAGTGGCGTCGTTAGTCTGTTAATAAACATACATAAtgttagggctgacccgaatgctttgaaggttcgactgttgccatggtaatcgacctccaaatcactattcgaatgctttgttttttgtataataagtatgtaataataaattataaatccccaaataccccatgaaataaggaataatcccactacactattcattattcatattcaacattaattattattagttattctcagacagatattgctgtttgttgtgtgtggaggtgtgtgtgtgtgcgtgtgtacagtagtgtgggaGCGGCGCTGTgccgggcactgaaacgggtgatatgtcagcctgctgcgcgaCGCCGCGAAGCTTAGAAtgcctttgaatatttctcaccaacgCTACGAAGCCCAataaaatggtattcaggacagccctacataatattatgttaatcatgttgtcatattgcttattactaATGCAATACAAGCTGGATTTAGCGCTGTGACGCTTTCGGCACCGGTTGTTGATGTTGgcttcttttttaatttgccagaacgtgTCATGACAAATACCGGTTCAGTTGGTTGGCATAAAAATCAAACCGGTATAAACTTGTACACTTGACAGCTTTGGATTTACCTGACAAGTAGACAAAGACAGTATTCTTACTTCCAAAGGGAGCCTTGGAAATCATGAAATCTGTTATCGATCCGTGAATGTAATgtgtaaatgaatgaatgtagaAGTTTAATTAGAGTACTCATtctgacaataataaaaatagtttacagcacaaaataaagaatgaaagaatgaattaAGAATGAAACTCACTTCTCTTGGATCTCCTGAGACTCTTTGTCCGCTGGTGGGAGTCAATGTCACAGTTAACCACCTAAAATACAGATGTTATTGGTTAGAGATCCGGTGATTAACAATGCAAAGTACAAAGAACATGTGTACATGGAGCTGTGTCTGCATAGGCTGCAATTTATGAGATGAACTTTGAATGTCAAACTTTCAATCATTTTGCCCAAATGTGAAGAAGTGGATATTGTAGCTCTTTATAACACAGCACAGCTGAGGAAAATACAATATACTGATAGGATTGGAGTTGGATATATCCAATATATCTGACCCCTACTGCATATACTGAATATATCGCTGAgagttgctggaaaaaaatgttcaactttgtgtAAAACACTGCGCTCGTCACTGTATTACCCATCcatccaatcacaatggaggaggggcgggaaaaatacaacaaagaccaacaatcacatcctacatgtagtctacaagtgctgaacaacaacaacaacaacaatggagaggcgggtctgtcctctctctctacatGCTTCAGctttcccttcatccagagcaagtactccTTGTGCtgccatttttactttattattatattctgtatcatagcaaccagacacaACCAAATTGTCTCAGCTGGAAAAAACGCTGTGTGTCtttgcccttctgtgttctgcatttaaaaacaaacaagtatttcatttgttttaaaactgtcatctttgtcatttaaaaagcaacaatatacctaataatatcttaacaataaagcttattcaCATAGCATTAAATCAGGATgaattaagtaattttttttataataccaCATATCTCACTATTGAGCCAATCATTTTCACCCCATTACACCTGCTTGCAGGATATCCCAGAAAGTTTAGGAGTGGTTTGCACAATTCTTTATGGAAATATTGGTCATGTGGTATAGAAAAAGGTTTTGTCAAAATCTGACACAACACAAGCATATCTTGTCAACTTCATACCACTGGCTGTGGTGACATCCCCAGAGTGCCATGTAATGTTTCTGAAATTCATGTATTCCATTATATTATGGCTGTGCCATCAACACtgaacaacaacacagcagtATGTGCTGACAACAGTTTTAGCCTGCCTCTTCAAACAACAGAAATTATCAGGTTGTCATCTGCAGGCTCATTCAGATCCAGATCTCCCCTCCAGTTACACACCTCCTGCTTGATGATCGGAAGTGGCCACAGAGGAATGGACAGCGGGCGCAGTTTTATGCTGGGACAAAAGACATCTTTTTTCTTGATCATGGTTTCGCAGCCCAGGGGAGCACACCAGTCATCGGGTACtgcacaaaaacataaacatggtCAAACTATGATAAGCCACGATTCATTTGACTGAATGTTGTAGAAAGAaatttacatgcatgcagttaAAAAGGCTTTCTCTTTGCTACCCTCACATAAACTTGCGACTGATACTGGTTACTGTACTTTGAGCATACTTGctaaccctcccgattttcccgggagactcccatttttcattgtcctctcccggtttcctccctaCAATTCTACcgtatttctcctgatttatggcaaattttcacacttttctttccttttcattatcttagcctgtttctggaactgaacagtgtgtataatccctgccgtttccacccggacgacaatagagctacaccaactgttgTTTCCTggtggaagagagcagtctatgctcgcgacaaagcgcagtttgagctcatgtttaaaatgcgctcgccacagcgtgcagcgcccaaagttgtgcccaaagttgggctttgggCGCTGCAGCGAAAAGCCATCATTGCAcggcgcaagccattggaaattactggtttcagagcacagtggtgccgttatcgcgttgtgtctgaaaggaccttcagtgagagaagtagagagaaatggagagaactaagagaaagaaacactcaagcaggagcaaaaaaaaataaaactaatgaaTATGAAGAGATTTGcacgccaagttcacaccagaggggtgaattattctgttttccttcctgggagttaaaggtaaacacaaaaaagtttaacataaaaatgctgttgcagtgcacttattattttgttattttcactctttcaAAGTCACAAGAATATAGGAAACAAAGCCTCTGAAACTAAAATGTTTATGGGAGAGGACCCCCAGACTTCCCCACTATGgctttgaaatcctccctttttttaaggtctcaaggttggcaagtgtGACTTTGAGCAATATTTCGGTAGCTCTCCAAAATATACATTCACTCATAGAATGTCTTCCACAGTagaaagcagcatatttgatcAAGTTATTCACCTCATTTGAATACTATACCTTCAAAATCAATCTCAGGAACATCAGACGGTTGCACAGGGGCGTTGGGAACATCTACAGGCTCTCCTTTTTTCGTCTCCACAGGCTCTCCTTTTTTCGTCTCTACGGGCTCTCCTTTTTTCGTCTCTTCAGGCTCTCCTTTTTTCGTCTCCGCTCCTCTGTCCCCTCCGGGCTCAATTTTGCTCAGCTTGAGCTCCACACTCTGCAACTTTATTTTAAGTTGAGCAACCTCTTCTCCTTTCTGTGCCAGCTCCATTTGATGGCCGCGTAGACTGTTCTCAAAGATCATTGTTATTTCAAACACAGCTCTCCTCAGGACTGAGTCCATGCTGGTGGTCAGCTGGGCCCTGAACTCTCTCATCAGGAAGTCCGACATCGTTGaagaaagctgggagcagcttACAGGTGTCTTAGATGGGTTAATCTTGTTGTGATGCTGCACTGGTCCTTTCACTTCCCACTGTCATGTGCCCCCTAAACAGAGAGATAAGAGATCAGGTTAGGGTGACTTTAGCAGGGCGTATGTTTGTGGACACAGGGCTTTAAAACCCAGGGATGCTCTCCGTCCTTTCCCATCAATCCACTTAACTGCCTCACAGCCCTTAGTGGTGTtttgacttaaaggtcccatattataaaaaagtgagattttcatgtcttttatattataaagcaggtttatatataaatactgtgaaagtatcaaaatgctgAATCCAcggagaaacacagacagaaactgtgtgtttgaaacaagccgtcaggatttctgtccatttgtgatgtcacaaatctacaatatttagacaatttcacagttttaaacataaacatactaaatgtgtcccagtttatttcctggttgcagtgtatgtgaatgacatcagctgacaggaagtaaacatggacccaagctgtttcctagcaacgtaattccattgccattccgttgaaatacgctaaaacggagcgtttctgacagagcgtgaatacaggtatattcagaca
This DNA window, taken from Sebastes umbrosus isolate fSebUmb1 chromosome 9, fSebUmb1.pri, whole genome shotgun sequence, encodes the following:
- the LOC119494788 gene encoding zinc finger protein 433-like, with the translated sequence MSDFLMREFRAQLTTSMDSVLRRAVFEITMIFENSLRGHQMELAQKGEEVAQLKIKLQSVELKLSKIEPGGDRGAETKKGEPEETKKGEPVETKKGEPVETKKGEPVDVPNAPVQPSDVPEIDFEVPDDWCAPLGCETMIKKKDVFCPSIKLRPLSIPLWPLPIIKQEVVNCDIDSHQRTKSLRRSKRSSSLSEKHKDKDEGSRRPAMRNNMKKLLQDIKQECTDQTDGTVLRSRGRNLSGKEQENTTLSKREERKLAAAESREKETETEKNDGQKLYSCKFCKKEFNTVFGRNVHARMHKKCKGCKREFPSPSALRCHKLSCKRLKRLLAKKAQLANPPKPETCVEENPIAPSKTQEAVEEESTPSSTNQGESSIQKAVYTKKHSCADCNKKFHSSFRLKEHVRVHTGEKPFPCRMCPKKFRINQSLKYHVLRMHKDQTNSIETNENLAWTMPLEETEDCGEDLTSPRKTQVEQSFAHNNVQTDGDPDTRPGSKWETMGTRCPDGFICMLCKKLSRNQYLLIEHFRTHTGERPLKCDRCSSGFRSRGQLSMHKKRCNPAVLVAECTKCNKKFDSQARLIKHMPNCHRDQPKPNLCKVCGKGFFTKGRLNNHMERLHK